A DNA window from Moorella thermoacetica contains the following coding sequences:
- a CDS encoding AMP-binding protein has product MGKDARTIEALLKENRSFPPPPAFAAAANARDNDLYREGESAEEFWGREAARLHWFRRWDRVLEWDYPLAWWFNGGTLNASYNCLDRHVETWRRNKAAIIWEGEPGDAVVLTYRDLYREVNKFAAVLRSLWVKRDDRVAIYLPMIPELPIAMLACARIGAVHNVVFGGFSAAALRDRINDTGAKILITADGGFRKGRIVGLKESADTALDGAPSIERVIVAKRTGERVNMHPGRDLWWHELMAAAPLYTPPEHMEAEDPLFILHTSGTSGKPKGVVHTTGGYLVGTATTSHTPMRPETEPPGNPGGFYARLTKRPLRCSMKLQRLGFSF; this is encoded by the coding sequence ATGGGTAAAGACGCCCGGACCATTGAAGCTTTATTAAAGGAAAACCGTTCCTTCCCGCCCCCGCCGGCCTTTGCGGCGGCGGCCAACGCCAGGGATAACGACCTCTACCGGGAAGGTGAAAGTGCGGAAGAATTCTGGGGCCGGGAGGCCGCCAGGCTCCACTGGTTCCGCCGCTGGGACCGGGTGCTGGAATGGGATTACCCCCTGGCCTGGTGGTTCAACGGCGGTACCCTAAATGCCTCATATAACTGCCTGGACCGGCATGTAGAGACCTGGCGCCGGAACAAGGCTGCCATTATCTGGGAAGGGGAACCCGGGGATGCTGTAGTCCTTACCTACCGCGACCTCTACCGGGAGGTAAACAAGTTTGCAGCCGTCCTGCGCTCCCTGTGGGTTAAACGGGACGACCGGGTTGCCATCTATTTACCCATGATCCCGGAACTACCCATCGCCATGCTGGCTTGCGCCCGCATCGGCGCCGTCCATAACGTGGTCTTCGGCGGCTTCAGTGCCGCCGCCCTGCGGGATCGGATCAATGATACTGGCGCCAAAATACTCATTACCGCCGATGGGGGGTTCCGTAAAGGCCGGATAGTTGGATTAAAGGAGAGCGCCGATACCGCCCTGGACGGAGCCCCCAGTATCGAGCGGGTCATTGTCGCCAAGCGTACCGGCGAAAGGGTAAATATGCATCCGGGCCGGGACCTCTGGTGGCACGAACTCATGGCCGCGGCTCCCCTGTACACTCCGCCGGAACACATGGAGGCTGAGGACCCCCTCTTTATCCTCCATACCAGCGGCACCAGCGGCAAACCCAAAGGTGTGGTCCATACCACGGGCGGCTATCTGGTAGGTACAGCCACCACTTCCCATACGCCGATGAGGCCTGAAACCGAACCTCCCGGTAACCCGGGAGGTTTTTATGCCCGATTGACAAAAAGGCCGCTTCGGTGTAGCATGAAATTACAAAGGTTAGGATTTTCTTTCTAA
- a CDS encoding histidine kinase — MGRKVYLLFATLTISEVLTAVLFFRVPPFPVFLAFVVLNALGAGLAIYFQGLSCSLPQRPIEEDANFNTDSIFVSTLQIADQTLPVLRGGLNKTTAAKTADIIQDLTQVPAIAITDRERVLTFLGVGCDQHQAGDRILTEATKEVIATGRMKVVHTPQGLCCPRYGTGCNCPLKSAVIVPLKCRDEIVGALKLYQTREGVFQPEIVRLAVGLANLLSLQIELSELDRQRQLLTEARLEALNAQINPHFFFNTLNTIISFSRTDPERARRLLIRLAKLFRQTLSRHGSLTTLQEELDCVRTYLVLEKARFGNKFRYLEDVPPELLEYHIPVLSLQPLVENAVNHGLLAKEGRGTVKVSGRLAGHELHLAVKDDGVGIPAEKINLVTQPGYGSGNGVGLSNVNLRFQSLYGEDYGLRLMSEVGKGTTVILRVPLLKAAMVKETVPETPAKELLANDA; from the coding sequence ATGGGCCGTAAGGTTTACCTGCTTTTTGCTACTTTAACCATCAGCGAAGTTCTGACGGCAGTACTTTTTTTCCGCGTACCGCCCTTCCCGGTTTTCCTTGCCTTCGTGGTTTTGAACGCCCTGGGAGCAGGCCTGGCAATATACTTCCAGGGGCTATCCTGTTCTTTACCCCAGCGGCCGATAGAGGAAGACGCCAATTTTAATACTGACAGTATTTTTGTCTCCACCCTGCAGATTGCCGACCAGACCCTGCCGGTTTTACGCGGCGGGTTAAATAAAACTACGGCGGCCAAAACGGCCGATATAATCCAGGACCTCACCCAAGTGCCGGCCATAGCCATAACCGACCGGGAGCGGGTCCTGACCTTCCTGGGCGTAGGATGCGACCAGCACCAGGCGGGGGACCGGATTCTCACGGAAGCCACCAAAGAGGTCATTGCCACCGGGCGCATGAAGGTTGTCCACACTCCCCAGGGCCTCTGCTGCCCCCGGTATGGTACAGGCTGCAATTGTCCCCTGAAATCGGCGGTTATCGTCCCCCTGAAGTGCCGGGATGAGATTGTCGGCGCCCTCAAACTCTACCAGACCAGGGAGGGGGTTTTCCAGCCGGAGATTGTCCGCCTGGCCGTCGGCCTGGCCAATTTGTTGAGCCTGCAGATAGAGCTTTCCGAGTTGGACCGCCAGCGCCAGCTCCTCACCGAGGCGCGGCTGGAGGCCCTCAACGCCCAGATTAACCCTCACTTCTTCTTTAATACCCTGAACACCATCATTAGCTTCAGCCGGACGGACCCGGAGCGGGCCCGGCGCCTGCTCATCCGCCTGGCCAAACTCTTCCGGCAAACCTTGAGCCGCCACGGCAGCTTGACTACCCTGCAGGAAGAGCTGGATTGTGTTCGTACCTACCTGGTACTGGAAAAGGCACGCTTCGGCAATAAATTCCGCTACCTTGAGGACGTGCCGCCGGAACTGCTGGAGTACCATATTCCAGTCCTCAGCCTGCAACCCCTGGTGGAAAATGCCGTTAACCATGGTCTGTTGGCCAAAGAAGGGCGGGGCACGGTCAAGGTATCCGGCCGCCTGGCGGGGCACGAACTCCACCTGGCCGTCAAGGACGACGGCGTCGGCATCCCGGCCGAAAAGATCAACCTGGTGACGCAACCGGGATACGGGTCAGGCAACGGCGTGGGGCTCAGTAACGTTAACCTGCGTTTTCAGAGCCTTTATGGTGAGGATTACGGGTTGCGCCTGATGAGCGAGGTTGGTAAAGGTACCACGGTGATCCTGCGGGTACCACTTCTGAAAGCAGCCATGGTCAAAGAAACCGTCCCGGAAACCCCGGCAAAGGAGCTACTAGCCAATGACGCTTAA
- a CDS encoding LytR/AlgR family response regulator transcription factor, which translates to MTLKALIVDDEYPARQELRFMLQEFKDIEVVGEATNARETLNLVSALDYTILFLDINMPGMNGLELSRAIQKRPNPPFIIFVTAYEEYALQAFEVNAVDYLLKPFDEKRLRQAIDKVRRLVEQRQQPAVPAGEAAHGGKGRLNRLPVEKEGKTILLDQDDLIYACTQGDNVYLKTSTDQYLTRFTLKELESRLDPRSFFRCHRCYIVNLNRVRELVPFFNGTYTLIMADKQQSEVPVSRNQARKLKSLLGIN; encoded by the coding sequence ATGACGCTTAAAGCCTTGATTGTCGATGACGAATACCCGGCACGCCAGGAACTCCGTTTTATGCTCCAGGAATTTAAGGATATCGAAGTTGTCGGCGAGGCTACCAATGCCCGGGAGACCTTAAACCTGGTCAGCGCCCTTGATTATACCATCCTTTTCCTCGATATCAACATGCCCGGGATGAACGGCCTGGAGCTCTCCCGGGCCATCCAGAAACGACCCAACCCGCCCTTTATTATTTTTGTCACGGCCTATGAGGAATACGCCCTGCAGGCCTTTGAGGTCAATGCTGTAGACTATCTCTTAAAGCCCTTCGATGAAAAACGCCTGCGCCAGGCTATCGATAAGGTCCGGCGCCTGGTGGAACAGCGCCAGCAGCCGGCGGTACCGGCCGGCGAGGCCGCTCATGGTGGCAAAGGTCGTCTGAACCGCCTCCCGGTGGAAAAGGAAGGCAAGACCATCCTCCTGGACCAGGATGACCTTATTTACGCCTGTACCCAGGGGGATAACGTCTACCTGAAGACCTCGACCGATCAGTACCTGACCCGTTTCACCCTCAAGGAGCTGGAGAGCCGCCTGGACCCCCGGAGTTTCTTCCGCTGCCATCGCTGCTACATTGTCAACCTGAACCGGGTGCGCGAGCTGGTCCCCTTCTTTAACGGTACTTATACCCTGATCATGGCCGACAAACAGCAAAGCGAGGTCCCTGTGAGCCGCAACCAGGCCCGGAAGCTAAAGAGCCTCCTGGGTATTAACTAA
- a CDS encoding DUF6485 family protein, translating to MQVAQCSIKANTEKCTCTYEPCSRKGKCCECITFHRQYGELPGCLFPPEVERTYDRSIERFVACQREA from the coding sequence ATGCAAGTGGCCCAGTGCAGCATTAAAGCCAATACGGAAAAGTGCACCTGCACTTATGAACCGTGCAGCCGTAAGGGTAAATGTTGTGAGTGTATAACCTTTCACCGCCAGTACGGCGAGTTACCGGGCTGCCTGTTCCCGCCGGAAGTAGAACGGACGTATGATCGCAGCATTGAGCGTTTCGTAGCCTGTCAGCGGGAAGCTTGA
- the mobA gene encoding molybdenum cofactor guanylyltransferase has product MKAGGIILAGGKSSRMGTNKALLPVGAKTMIETIISVLRPLFPEIIVVTNEPELYQHLEVRLVKDIIPAKGPLSGIHAGLSVSPYKYNFVVACDMPFIEPKLISYMVEHADGYDVVVPRAGEYLEPLHAVYSKNCIPFIEDCLKKNVTKIIAFYPEIRLYCLDVEVLRRFGDVTRMFFNLNTPADLAQVSMKKASKDW; this is encoded by the coding sequence ATGAAAGCCGGCGGTATAATTTTAGCAGGCGGAAAAAGTTCGCGGATGGGTACTAATAAAGCTTTACTGCCTGTTGGCGCGAAAACGATGATTGAGACGATAATAAGCGTGCTCCGTCCTCTTTTTCCGGAAATAATTGTTGTTACCAATGAGCCGGAATTATACCAGCATTTGGAGGTGAGGCTGGTCAAGGATATAATTCCGGCCAAAGGACCTTTAAGCGGTATTCACGCCGGGCTCTCGGTCTCTCCTTACAAGTATAATTTTGTAGTGGCCTGCGATATGCCCTTTATCGAGCCCAAGCTGATATCGTATATGGTTGAACATGCAGATGGTTATGACGTGGTAGTACCCAGGGCAGGAGAGTACCTGGAACCTCTGCATGCCGTTTATTCCAAAAATTGTATTCCCTTTATCGAAGATTGCTTGAAGAAAAATGTTACTAAAATCATTGCTTTTTATCCTGAGATCCGTTTGTACTGCCTGGACGTGGAAGTGTTAAGGCGTTTTGGTGATGTGACCAGGATGTTTTTTAACCTCAATACTCCGGCTGATCTGGCACAGGTTTCTATGAAGAAAGCCAGTAAGGATTGGTAA
- the fdhD gene encoding formate dehydrogenase accessory sulfurtransferase FdhD, producing MTVEMPFIDYPVTLISRGEVQREKSTVTVEFPLQIVVNGQLLVNLLCTPEHMEELVTGFLYSEGIITSLADILHLKIENGKAEVQIKGEFRGGEGWIPTLTTGCGQNVSWQNKKTRDCIFETRISSQITVAAEDITGLIDELQRISVHYRKTHGTHGAALADKSGIIIFREDIGRHNAIDKVAGSVLYQGLTTDDKLLLTTGRISSEILTKAARLKVPFLISRSVPTDYAIQLGELLGITIVGFVRGKSLKVYSHNWRVN from the coding sequence ATGACAGTTGAAATGCCATTTATTGATTATCCAGTGACCTTAATTAGTCGCGGTGAAGTCCAACGAGAAAAAAGCACTGTTACCGTAGAATTTCCGTTGCAAATAGTAGTAAACGGCCAGCTGCTTGTAAACCTCCTCTGTACCCCGGAACATATGGAGGAGCTGGTGACGGGCTTCCTTTATTCTGAAGGCATTATAACATCGTTAGCGGATATACTCCATCTTAAGATAGAAAATGGAAAGGCTGAGGTCCAAATCAAAGGCGAGTTCAGAGGGGGTGAAGGGTGGATACCCACGCTTACCACGGGTTGTGGCCAGAACGTAAGCTGGCAAAATAAGAAAACAAGGGACTGCATATTTGAAACCCGGATCAGTTCGCAAATAACTGTAGCCGCCGAAGATATCACTGGCTTGATTGATGAACTCCAGAGAATATCAGTCCACTATCGCAAGACCCATGGGACGCATGGGGCGGCACTGGCGGATAAAAGTGGTATTATCATTTTTAGGGAAGATATCGGTCGCCATAATGCCATTGACAAGGTAGCAGGTAGTGTTTTATACCAGGGATTAACTACCGATGATAAACTGCTTCTTACCACCGGTCGAATTTCATCTGAAATTCTCACCAAAGCAGCCAGGCTAAAAGTACCGTTCCTTATTTCCCGTTCAGTTCCCACCGACTATGCAATTCAGCTGGGCGAACTTCTGGGGATTACAATTGTGGGTTTTGTCCGGGGCAAAAGTCTCAAGGTTTACAGCCACAACTGGCGAGTGAATTAG
- the hypE gene encoding hydrogenase expression/formation protein HypE yields the protein MKENGRDIVLLAHGDGGALTHELINNLFLRHFESNILKTLTDAAVFSGNEGRMAITTDSFVVDPPFFPGGDVGKLAVCGTVNDLAVSGARPIYLTASFILEEGLPLADLESIVQSMAGACGVAGVEIITGDTKVVEKGHLDKIFINTTGVGYIFPGVDLGYHRIKPGDKVLVNGSLGQHGIAVLCKRYGFDFAGQVVSDCAPLNGITSLLLKEIRGIKIMRDLTRGGLATTAKEIASACGLDIWLDENCIPVDAGVKGAAEMLGLDPLYLANEGKFMVIVSPEEAEKAVAVMQGHELGRDASIIGEVKPGKGNVYLSTSLGGTKLLDLMAGSPLPRIC from the coding sequence ATGAAAGAGAATGGCAGGGATATTGTTTTGCTGGCTCACGGTGACGGGGGTGCCCTTACCCATGAACTCATTAATAACCTTTTTCTTCGTCACTTTGAAAGCAATATCCTGAAAACGCTCACCGATGCGGCGGTTTTTTCCGGAAATGAAGGGAGAATGGCCATCACTACGGATTCCTTTGTTGTCGATCCGCCTTTCTTCCCCGGGGGGGATGTGGGAAAACTGGCGGTTTGCGGTACGGTAAATGATCTGGCGGTCAGCGGCGCCCGGCCCATCTATCTCACGGCTTCTTTTATTTTAGAAGAAGGACTGCCCCTTGCCGATCTTGAAAGCATTGTCCAATCTATGGCCGGGGCCTGCGGGGTCGCGGGCGTAGAAATTATCACCGGGGATACCAAGGTGGTTGAAAAAGGTCATTTAGATAAAATTTTTATTAACACCACCGGTGTCGGTTATATTTTTCCAGGAGTAGATTTGGGTTACCACCGGATTAAACCCGGTGATAAAGTTTTAGTCAACGGCAGCCTCGGGCAACACGGTATCGCGGTACTTTGTAAACGGTATGGCTTTGATTTTGCAGGACAGGTCGTGAGCGATTGTGCCCCGCTGAACGGCATAACCAGCCTGCTTTTAAAGGAAATCCGGGGGATCAAGATAATGCGGGATCTTACCCGGGGTGGCCTGGCAACAACCGCCAAAGAAATTGCGTCAGCCTGCGGTTTAGATATCTGGCTGGACGAAAATTGTATTCCTGTCGATGCCGGGGTAAAGGGTGCCGCCGAGATGCTGGGACTGGATCCCCTCTACCTTGCCAACGAGGGGAAGTTTATGGTTATTGTCAGCCCGGAAGAAGCAGAAAAAGCTGTAGCGGTAATGCAAGGGCATGAATTGGGAAGGGATGCTAGTATTATAGGCGAAGTCAAACCTGGCAAGGGGAACGTTTATCTCTCCACCTCCCTTGGAGGTACTAAACTCTTAGATCTTATGGCTGGAAGTCCTCTACCACGAATTTGTTGA
- the hypD gene encoding hydrogenase formation protein HypD, with protein MGRVAALADEVAERLGRPAVFIEVCGTHTVAISRLGLRSLLAGRVELRSGPGCPVCVTDHQEIDMMVDLARLPGVTLGTFGDMLRVPGSRSSLERERAGGADVRIFYSPLDAVAFAEANPEREVVFLGIGFETTAPAVAASLARARAKGVKNFSLFSAHKLIPPALRAVLSDPELKLDGLILPGHVSAVTGRRAFDFIVKEYGLPSVISGFDPMDILIALHELLLQLLRGEARVANKYTRVVREEGNLDARKRIAECFEEVDVPWRGLGVIPESGLSLRETFRDFDARFKLNIEPAPPTPLYPPGCACKEILRGKLLPPECRLFSNVCTPVHPVGPCMVSSEGACAAYYRFERFSPVGGGI; from the coding sequence ATGGGCCGGGTTGCCGCCCTGGCAGATGAGGTTGCGGAACGCCTTGGGCGGCCGGCAGTTTTTATAGAAGTATGCGGTACACACACAGTGGCTATTTCCCGGCTGGGATTGCGGAGCTTGCTGGCAGGTCGCGTAGAATTGCGAAGCGGCCCCGGGTGTCCTGTTTGTGTAACTGATCACCAGGAAATCGATATGATGGTCGATCTGGCCCGCCTGCCCGGGGTTACGCTGGGAACCTTCGGGGATATGTTACGCGTTCCCGGCAGCCGGTCTTCCCTGGAGAGGGAACGCGCCGGCGGTGCCGACGTGCGCATTTTTTACTCGCCCCTGGACGCAGTGGCCTTTGCTGAAGCCAACCCGGAAAGAGAGGTCGTGTTTTTAGGGATTGGTTTTGAAACGACTGCCCCGGCAGTCGCTGCAAGCCTTGCGAGGGCCCGGGCTAAAGGGGTGAAAAACTTTAGTCTATTTTCGGCCCATAAACTCATCCCCCCGGCCCTTCGCGCCGTTCTCAGTGACCCCGAATTAAAACTGGACGGGCTTATCTTGCCGGGTCATGTTAGCGCCGTTACTGGCAGGCGGGCGTTTGACTTTATCGTTAAAGAGTATGGCCTGCCGTCAGTAATCAGCGGCTTTGACCCCATGGATATTCTGATTGCCCTTCACGAGCTTTTGCTTCAATTGCTCCGGGGCGAGGCCCGGGTTGCCAACAAGTACACGCGGGTAGTGCGGGAAGAAGGTAACCTGGATGCTCGCAAGCGCATTGCGGAGTGTTTCGAGGAGGTCGATGTCCCCTGGCGCGGCCTTGGAGTTATTCCTGAAAGCGGACTTTCACTACGGGAAACTTTTCGGGATTTTGATGCCCGATTTAAACTAAATATAGAACCGGCCCCGCCAACACCTCTTTACCCGCCAGGTTGTGCCTGTAAAGAAATTTTACGGGGAAAACTTTTACCCCCGGAATGCCGGCTATTTAGTAATGTATGTACACCTGTCCATCCTGTAGGCCCCTGTATGGTTTCCAGTGAAGGGGCCTGCGCGGCTTACTATCGATTTGAACGTTTTTCTCCAGTTGGAGGTGGCATTTAG
- a CDS encoding HypC/HybG/HupF family hydrogenase formation chaperone, producing the protein MCLGIVGKVIKVSAADETAIIDVHGARREISIALLGQVKVGDYVLVHAGFAIEKIDLKEAEQMVKMWEEQLNDVTPGQVL; encoded by the coding sequence ATGTGTTTAGGTATTGTGGGTAAAGTAATTAAGGTATCTGCGGCTGATGAAACCGCGATAATTGATGTTCACGGCGCCCGCAGGGAGATATCCATAGCTTTACTGGGGCAGGTAAAGGTTGGCGATTATGTGCTGGTTCATGCCGGATTTGCCATTGAAAAGATTGATTTAAAAGAAGCCGAACAGATGGTAAAAATGTGGGAGGAACAATTAAACGATGTCACCCCTGGACAGGTTTTGTGA
- the hypF gene encoding carbamoyltransferase HypF translates to MAQRSNAEKKGIVRYRIIVKGIVQGVGFRPFIYNLARLYRLKGTVANTSQGVLIEAEGQEETVHAFLASLKEKHPPLSRITALEWDVLEPCGYSSFAIIPSGEGLGKEALIPPDVALCADCAREIMDPRDRHYGYPFTNCTNYGPRFTIVRGVPYDRAKTSMARFPMCPECAREYHDPGNRRFHAQPAACPACGPQVELVDRQGRKVEGNWLELSWRFLQDGKILAVKGLGGFHLVCDAKNRAALKTLRRRKGREAKPLAVMCLLETARKYCYVGPEEEKLLSSPQAPIVILTKRADCNLPDELAPGMKTLGIMLPYTPLHLMLLNGPLEILVMTSGNRNGLPLAKDNGRALEELGGIADYFLWHNREIVNRCDDSVVAVIGDTAQILRRSRGYVPSPVKVAVKSSSPVLGAGGDMKNTFCLLKGNQAFVSQHIGDLGSREGEAHFFASLENLKNLIGSEPEVVGYDMHPGYRSSRLAAGIPAKAHFAVQHHHAHMVSCLADNGVDEDAIGVILDGTGYGTDGRLWGFEILTGDCADFTREYHLAYVPLPGGEQAVRYPWRTAVAYLMKYLSAQGESLADRLFQSRGQELEVIKRLVATGFNSPLSSSCGRLFDAVSALLGLCYHNSYEGQAAIELGEMVLDPAEGKRLIPYPFFIEGKVIHPGGVIAGVAADLERGVAREIIATRFHNTVLAMVREAVRRVAERTHIKTVALSGGAWQNRYLFSLAKEILPGDGYRLLVHRQVPANDGGLSLGQAVIACRRWQQCV, encoded by the coding sequence ATGGCTCAAAGAAGCAATGCAGAGAAAAAGGGGATTGTCCGCTATCGGATAATCGTCAAAGGGATCGTCCAGGGCGTAGGGTTTCGCCCCTTTATTTATAACCTGGCGAGGCTCTATCGCCTGAAGGGCACTGTTGCCAATACCAGCCAGGGCGTGCTTATCGAAGCCGAAGGCCAGGAGGAGACAGTACACGCTTTTCTGGCCAGTTTAAAGGAAAAGCATCCCCCGTTATCGCGAATAACAGCTTTAGAATGGGACGTCCTGGAACCCTGTGGCTATAGTTCCTTTGCTATTATCCCCAGTGGTGAAGGGCTCGGAAAAGAAGCCTTGATTCCCCCTGATGTAGCCCTGTGTGCTGATTGTGCCCGGGAAATAATGGACCCCCGGGACAGGCATTACGGCTACCCCTTTACCAACTGTACCAATTATGGACCGCGATTTACCATTGTACGGGGCGTACCTTATGACCGTGCGAAAACCTCCATGGCCCGGTTTCCGATGTGTCCGGAATGCGCCCGGGAATACCACGATCCGGGCAACAGGAGATTCCACGCCCAGCCGGCCGCCTGCCCGGCCTGCGGGCCGCAGGTGGAGCTGGTGGACAGGCAGGGGCGAAAGGTGGAAGGCAACTGGTTGGAGCTGAGCTGGAGATTCTTGCAAGACGGCAAGATATTAGCCGTAAAAGGGCTGGGAGGCTTTCACCTGGTATGCGATGCCAAGAATAGGGCAGCTTTAAAGACCCTCCGCCGGCGCAAGGGCCGTGAAGCCAAACCCCTGGCGGTAATGTGCCTCCTGGAGACGGCCAGGAAGTACTGTTACGTTGGTCCGGAGGAAGAAAAACTCCTGTCTTCTCCTCAAGCACCTATTGTTATCCTTACCAAGCGGGCCGACTGTAATTTGCCGGATGAGCTGGCCCCGGGGATGAAGACCCTGGGTATAATGTTACCTTATACACCGCTGCACCTGATGCTTTTAAACGGCCCCCTGGAAATTTTAGTCATGACCAGCGGTAATCGCAACGGTTTGCCCCTGGCAAAAGACAACGGGAGAGCCCTGGAGGAACTGGGCGGTATAGCCGACTATTTTCTCTGGCACAATCGCGAGATTGTCAACCGCTGCGACGATTCCGTCGTAGCGGTGATAGGTGATACGGCTCAGATTTTGCGCCGCTCGCGGGGATATGTCCCCTCGCCCGTTAAGGTTGCGGTTAAATCCAGTTCCCCTGTGCTGGGCGCCGGTGGGGACATGAAAAACACCTTTTGCCTTTTAAAAGGCAATCAAGCCTTTGTCAGCCAGCACATCGGCGACCTGGGCAGCAGGGAAGGTGAAGCACACTTTTTCGCCAGCCTGGAGAATTTAAAAAACCTCATCGGCTCCGAACCTGAAGTGGTCGGTTATGACATGCATCCCGGCTATCGTTCCTCCCGCCTGGCGGCAGGAATTCCGGCCAAGGCACACTTTGCCGTTCAACACCATCACGCCCATATGGTTTCTTGCCTGGCCGACAATGGCGTGGATGAGGATGCAATCGGGGTAATCCTTGATGGAACCGGATACGGAACCGACGGACGTCTCTGGGGTTTTGAGATCCTTACCGGGGATTGTGCCGATTTTACCAGGGAGTATCACCTGGCCTATGTACCGTTGCCCGGTGGCGAGCAGGCAGTACGTTACCCATGGCGGACAGCAGTAGCCTATTTAATGAAATACCTTTCGGCGCAAGGCGAGTCGCTTGCCGACCGCCTTTTTCAAAGCAGGGGGCAGGAGCTTGAGGTTATCAAACGTCTCGTCGCCACAGGCTTTAATTCACCTTTAAGCTCGAGCTGCGGTCGTCTTTTTGACGCCGTATCGGCCCTCCTCGGCCTCTGCTACCATAATAGTTACGAAGGACAGGCGGCAATCGAGCTAGGAGAAATGGTCCTGGACCCGGCGGAGGGCAAAAGATTAATACCCTATCCTTTTTTTATCGAGGGGAAAGTTATCCATCCGGGCGGGGTCATAGCCGGCGTGGCGGCCGACCTGGAACGGGGAGTTGCCAGGGAGATTATTGCCACCCGTTTCCACAATACGGTCCTGGCGATGGTACGCGAGGCGGTACGCCGGGTTGCTGAAAGAACACATATAAAAACTGTAGCCCTTAGCGGTGGTGCCTGGCAAAACCGCTATCTTTTCAGCCTTGCTAAAGAAATCTTGCCTGGCGACGGTTATCGCCTGCTGGTCCACCGGCAGGTACCGGCCAATGATGGGGGGCTTTCCCTGGGCCAGGCAGTAATCGCTTGCCGGAGGTGGCAACAATGTGTTTAG
- the hypB gene encoding hydrogenase nickel incorporation protein HypB, with translation MKVVMAQKILQANEEIAEQNRKLLDRILTVNLISSPGAGKTTLLERTIASLKKDLAIGVIEGDISTTLDAERIAGQGVEVVQINTEGACHLDARLISKALQELDLSGLDLIFIENVGNLVCPAEFDLGEDYKVALLSVTEGSDKPAKYPLVFHEARAMVITKGDLLPYTDFDLKAVEEEIKAANPAAKFFVTSAKTGEGLEAWCLWLKEAMQRKRGLSAIG, from the coding sequence TTGAAGGTAGTAATGGCTCAAAAAATTCTCCAGGCTAACGAAGAAATCGCGGAACAGAATCGCAAGCTTCTCGACAGGATATTAACCGTTAACTTGATTAGTTCGCCCGGTGCGGGTAAAACCACCCTCCTGGAAAGAACGATAGCTTCGTTAAAGAAGGATCTTGCCATAGGAGTAATTGAGGGTGATATATCCACCACCCTTGATGCCGAGCGCATTGCCGGGCAAGGGGTGGAAGTAGTCCAGATCAATACAGAAGGAGCTTGTCACCTGGATGCCAGGTTGATTTCTAAAGCACTGCAGGAGCTCGACCTCTCCGGCCTGGACCTTATATTTATCGAAAACGTAGGCAACCTGGTATGCCCGGCCGAATTCGACCTGGGAGAGGATTATAAGGTGGCCCTGCTGAGCGTTACTGAAGGCAGCGACAAGCCCGCCAAGTACCCCCTGGTGTTTCACGAAGCCAGGGCAATGGTCATTACCAAAGGGGACCTCTTGCCGTATACTGACTTTGACTTGAAAGCAGTCGAAGAAGAGATTAAGGCAGCCAATCCTGCTGCGAAGTTTTTCGTAACCTCAGCTAAAACCGGCGAGGGCCTGGAGGCTTGGTGTTTATGGCTCAAAGAAGCAATGCAGAGAAAAAGGGGATTGTCCGCTATCGGATAA
- the hypA gene encoding hydrogenase maturation nickel metallochaperone HypA: MHELALTAELLRLLENNAREKGIKHIKRVKLVIGALSSVLPEAVEFSFNTLKEGPLFEDAKLEIEEKPVRIRCRDCMAEKAVDHFYPLCPSCGSGRVSIIEGKEFYIDFYEGE, from the coding sequence ATGCATGAGCTGGCCCTGACGGCGGAGTTACTCAGGTTGTTAGAGAACAATGCGCGCGAGAAAGGTATAAAGCATATCAAGAGAGTAAAGCTGGTGATAGGAGCATTGAGTTCAGTGCTGCCGGAGGCCGTAGAGTTTTCTTTTAACACCCTGAAGGAAGGACCATTATTTGAAGATGCTAAGTTAGAAATTGAGGAAAAGCCGGTCCGGATCCGCTGCAGGGACTGTATGGCTGAAAAAGCCGTGGATCACTTTTATCCTCTATGCCCTTCCTGTGGGTCAGGAAGGGTTTCTATCATTGAAGGAAAAGAATTTTATATTGACTTTTATGAAGGGGAATGA